The Daphnia pulex isolate KAP4 chromosome 3, ASM2113471v1 genome includes a region encoding these proteins:
- the LOC124191573 gene encoding uncharacterized protein LOC124191573 isoform X1: MSLQFFFLFSIVACCCDWPTLTNAEPYGFSAATKEIPVGNGNFISASSSSFGTGSVSAAAAASSSFAGLTQDQIDGQLAGLRTGEMISINNVRYMALRTEDDPATARRDTIILVQVAGQSDASLNSGDSYTAAISHLNGRVPDESTTGNRVGHYNSAPSSISDNRANIIGDETSVGSSSAPYSPAIIRQETNAVAGASVNGGAGVNDPSSSSSYSSPAEWMAGNVDRQSVSRERECNQKVSSSYFSLFVRALFSDSSSSSLSINKFVLSVTSECGLAIFFYANHTHVYLIPMPPKKFILIASGGLVQSTDAGRDRSSSSYSSAGRIRPNNGHEEKWDYSKSIPGVAGRDYPILSAVVPTSFSCNGRKDGGYYADVESACQVYHVCALDKTFSFLCPNGTIFDQRVFVCRWWHNVDCASSAKYYNLNDLIGISPATQQPAVRNPIHFPSATSYEPAAAAPTKLVVQQQQPIQSSTTGVSQKPLKQIYGPPPSSAVLQSVLIEEAIRRPSSGLKAPAIQPTASSAY, translated from the exons ATGTCTctccagtttttcttcttattctccaTCGTCGCCTGCTGCTGCGACTGGCCGACACTGACG AATGCCGAGCCTTACGGATTTAGCGCAGCCACAAAGGAAATTCCGGTCGGCAACGGCAACTTTATTTCGGCTTCGTCCAGTTCGTTCGGGACGGGATCGGTCAGCGCTGCAGCAGCGGCCAGCAGCTCGTTTGCCGGTTTGACTCAAGATCAAATCGACGGTCAGTTGGCTGGTCTCCGTACAGGTGAGATGATTAGCATAAATAATGTGCGTTACATGGCCTTGAGGACCGAAGACGATCCTGCAACTGCTCGCCGTGACACCATCATTCTCGTCCAAGTCGCCGGGCAGAGCGATGCAAGTCTCAACAGCGGCGACAGTTACACTGCGGCCATTTCACATTTGAACGGCCGCGTCCCTGATGAATCGACGACGGGCAACCGAGTCGGCCATTACAATAGCGCACCTTCTTCCATCAGCGACAACCGAGCCAAC ATTATCGGCGACGAAACGTCCGTTGGCTCGTCCTCCGCACCTTATTCGCCCGCCATCATCCGGCAAGAGACTAACGCG GTCGCGGGCGCATCGGTTAATGGCGGCGCGGGCGTGAATGATCCatcgtcttcgtcttcttattcttctccaGCAGAGTGGATGGCCGGCAACGTCGACCGCCAAAGCgtgagtagagagagagagtgcaaTCAAAAAGTCTCGTCgtcttatttttcccttttcgtccGCGCCTTATTTTCCgattcctcctcttcttctctatcaataaataaatttgttttgtctgtTACGTCTGAATGTGGGCTCGCCATTTTCTTCTATGCTAATCACACGCACGTATATCTTATACCAATGCCgccaaaaaaattcattctgATCGCCTCTGGGGGCCTGGTACAGTCGACTGATGCTGGACGGGATCGTTCATCGTCGTCCTATTCTTCGGCCGGCAGAATCCGCCCCAAT AATGGCCACGAAGAAAAATGGGATTACTCCAAGTCGATCCCGGGAGTGGCCGGACGAGATTACCCGATCCTGTCCGCCGTAGTTCCCACTTCTTTCAGCTGCAACGGGAGGAAAGATGGAGGTTATTACGCCGACGTCGAATCTGCCTGTCAG GTTTACCACGTTTGCGCCTTGGACAAGACATTCTCGTTTCTATGCCCGAACGGGACCATCTTCGACCAGCGCGTCTTCGTTTGCCGCTGGTGGCACAATGTCGATTGCGCATCTTCGGCCAAGTATTACAATCTCAACGACCTGATTGGCATCTCGCCTGCCACCCAACAGCCAGCCGTTAGAAATCCCATCCATTTTCCATCGGCTACTTCTTacgagccagcagcagcagcgccgaCTAAACTtgtcgtccagcagcagcagccaatccAGTCCAGCACCACCGGCGTGTCGCAAAAACCGCTGAAACAAATTTATGGGCCCCCACCTTCTTCGGCAGTCCTTCAGTCCGTTTTGATCGAGGAGGCAATCCGACGTCCGTCAAGTGGACTGAAAGCTCCGGCGATTCAACCGACGGCCTCGTCCGCCtactaa
- the LOC124191573 gene encoding uncharacterized protein LOC124191573 isoform X2 has product MSLQFFFLFSIVACCCDWPTLTNAEPYGFSAATKEIPVGNGNFISASSSSFGTGSVSAAAAASSSFAGLTQDQIDGQLAGLRTGEMISINNVRYMALRTEDDPATARRDTIILVQVAGQSDASLNSGDSYTAAISHLNGRVPDESTTGNRVGHYNSAPSSISDNRANIIGDETSVGSSSAPYSPAIIRQETNAVAGASVNGGAGVNDPSSSSSYSSPAEWMAGNVDRQSSTDAGRDRSSSSYSSAGRIRPNNGHEEKWDYSKSIPGVAGRDYPILSAVVPTSFSCNGRKDGGYYADVESACQVYHVCALDKTFSFLCPNGTIFDQRVFVCRWWHNVDCASSAKYYNLNDLIGISPATQQPAVRNPIHFPSATSYEPAAAAPTKLVVQQQQPIQSSTTGVSQKPLKQIYGPPPSSAVLQSVLIEEAIRRPSSGLKAPAIQPTASSAY; this is encoded by the exons ATGTCTctccagtttttcttcttattctccaTCGTCGCCTGCTGCTGCGACTGGCCGACACTGACG AATGCCGAGCCTTACGGATTTAGCGCAGCCACAAAGGAAATTCCGGTCGGCAACGGCAACTTTATTTCGGCTTCGTCCAGTTCGTTCGGGACGGGATCGGTCAGCGCTGCAGCAGCGGCCAGCAGCTCGTTTGCCGGTTTGACTCAAGATCAAATCGACGGTCAGTTGGCTGGTCTCCGTACAGGTGAGATGATTAGCATAAATAATGTGCGTTACATGGCCTTGAGGACCGAAGACGATCCTGCAACTGCTCGCCGTGACACCATCATTCTCGTCCAAGTCGCCGGGCAGAGCGATGCAAGTCTCAACAGCGGCGACAGTTACACTGCGGCCATTTCACATTTGAACGGCCGCGTCCCTGATGAATCGACGACGGGCAACCGAGTCGGCCATTACAATAGCGCACCTTCTTCCATCAGCGACAACCGAGCCAAC ATTATCGGCGACGAAACGTCCGTTGGCTCGTCCTCCGCACCTTATTCGCCCGCCATCATCCGGCAAGAGACTAACGCG GTCGCGGGCGCATCGGTTAATGGCGGCGCGGGCGTGAATGATCCatcgtcttcgtcttcttattcttctccaGCAGAGTGGATGGCCGGCAACGTCGACCGCCAAAGC TCGACTGATGCTGGACGGGATCGTTCATCGTCGTCCTATTCTTCGGCCGGCAGAATCCGCCCCAAT AATGGCCACGAAGAAAAATGGGATTACTCCAAGTCGATCCCGGGAGTGGCCGGACGAGATTACCCGATCCTGTCCGCCGTAGTTCCCACTTCTTTCAGCTGCAACGGGAGGAAAGATGGAGGTTATTACGCCGACGTCGAATCTGCCTGTCAG GTTTACCACGTTTGCGCCTTGGACAAGACATTCTCGTTTCTATGCCCGAACGGGACCATCTTCGACCAGCGCGTCTTCGTTTGCCGCTGGTGGCACAATGTCGATTGCGCATCTTCGGCCAAGTATTACAATCTCAACGACCTGATTGGCATCTCGCCTGCCACCCAACAGCCAGCCGTTAGAAATCCCATCCATTTTCCATCGGCTACTTCTTacgagccagcagcagcagcgccgaCTAAACTtgtcgtccagcagcagcagccaatccAGTCCAGCACCACCGGCGTGTCGCAAAAACCGCTGAAACAAATTTATGGGCCCCCACCTTCTTCGGCAGTCCTTCAGTCCGTTTTGATCGAGGAGGCAATCCGACGTCCGTCAAGTGGACTGAAAGCTCCGGCGATTCAACCGACGGCCTCGTCCGCCtactaa